From Pseudoleptotrichia goodfellowii, a single genomic window includes:
- a CDS encoding adhesion protein FadA, producing the protein MKKKLAILAGVLVLSSMSFGAAAPAKKASLEDSLNNLEKQLQRLDQMEQQKFNEQAALAQAAQQRLDKYLAMQATIDQRIADIEANADKSIFGKEFKQKMSEFKSLRSELDKEIKKEQKVLEDFELLKSLR; encoded by the coding sequence ATGAAAAAGAAATTAGCAATTTTAGCAGGAGTATTAGTATTAAGCAGTATGTCTTTCGGTGCAGCTGCACCGGCAAAAAAAGCTTCTTTGGAAGATAGCTTGAACAATTTGGAAAAACAATTACAAAGATTGGACCAAATGGAACAACAAAAATTTAACGAACAGGCAGCTTTAGCTCAAGCAGCTCAACAAAGATTGGATAAATACTTGGCAATGCAAGCAACTATCGATCAAAGAATAGCTGATATCGAAGCAAATGCTGATAAAAGTATTTTCGGAAAAGAATTCAAACAAAAAATGTCTGAATTCAAATCATTAAGATCTGAATTGGATAAAGAAATCAAAAAAGAACAAAAAGTATTGGAAGATTTCGAATTATTAAAATCTTTAAGATAA
- a CDS encoding adhesion protein FadA — protein MKKLGILFVLLSAVSFAAERQVATVDAKFNKLEAEYNQLVNMENQQYSKLRANAENASQQLQEKQALKAAIEEKMSKLEQTRNTKYFKGEYENLVKEYKNVVKALDADIAGLSKVVDNFNKVEELKGGN, from the coding sequence ATGAAAAAATTAGGAATTTTATTCGTATTGTTAAGTGCAGTTTCATTTGCAGCAGAACGTCAAGTAGCAACAGTAGATGCCAAATTTAACAAATTGGAAGCAGAATATAATCAACTTGTTAATATGGAAAATCAACAATATTCAAAATTGAGAGCAAATGCTGAAAACGCTTCACAACAATTACAAGAAAAACAAGCTTTAAAAGCAGCTATTGAAGAAAAAATGTCTAAATTGGAACAAACAAGAAACACAAAATACTTCAAAGGTGAATATGAAAATCTTGTAAAAGAATATAAAAATGTAGTAAAAGCATTGGATGCTGATATAGCAGGATTATCTAAAGTAGTAGATAACTTCAATAAAGTAGAAGAATTAAAAGGAGGAAATTAA
- a CDS encoding OmpA family protein, with translation MKKLVILGTALLALNAVASEFQIKGGYDFNRKFKGGASTEDLKLKAGPALGLEYIFDNQGEFEWGLGAEYKLSPKSGKLVARHDKNDKLARVAPVYALGKFNLITTDSGNDVLYVLGRAGYAFANESKELGREGVNVSGGLYTAAGIGTEFGPVSLEAIYERANIKSNVVGSSDKERGRIDSFGLRLGYRFGKLQNDRSPKVVTQRVVEEVVVQPKQPEVREINTRTAVFPFNCSVDEKKCVIKGFKVDGRVPNQAEAKDLGTIANVINQFADGGTIDFVGHTDSTGSDAYNQKLSVARAQNVARLLREYGLKNSISYGTITGKGESQPADTNKTVQGRYNNRRVELFFQNVDFQNVRLINQ, from the coding sequence ATGAAAAAGTTAGTTATTTTAGGAACAGCTTTATTGGCTTTAAATGCTGTAGCATCTGAGTTCCAAATAAAAGGTGGATATGACTTTAACAGAAAATTTAAAGGAGGAGCATCTACTGAAGATTTAAAACTTAAAGCAGGACCTGCATTAGGGTTGGAATATATCTTTGATAATCAGGGAGAATTTGAATGGGGATTAGGAGCAGAATATAAATTGTCTCCAAAATCAGGTAAATTAGTAGCAAGACATGATAAAAATGATAAATTGGCAAGAGTAGCTCCTGTTTACGCGTTAGGTAAATTCAACTTGATTACAACAGATTCAGGAAATGATGTTTTATATGTATTAGGAAGAGCGGGATATGCATTTGCTAATGAATCAAAAGAATTAGGAAGAGAAGGAGTTAATGTTTCTGGTGGATTATATACTGCAGCAGGAATAGGAACTGAATTCGGACCTGTTTCATTGGAAGCTATATATGAAAGAGCAAATATAAAATCTAATGTTGTAGGATCTTCTGATAAAGAAAGAGGTAGAATAGATTCATTCGGGTTAAGATTAGGATATAGATTCGGAAAATTACAAAATGACAGATCACCTAAAGTAGTTACTCAAAGAGTAGTTGAAGAAGTAGTTGTTCAACCTAAACAACCTGAAGTAAGAGAAATAAATACAAGAACAGCAGTATTCCCATTCAATTGTTCAGTTGATGAGAAAAAATGTGTAATTAAAGGATTTAAAGTTGACGGAAGAGTACCTAACCAAGCAGAAGCTAAAGACTTAGGAACTATTGCAAATGTAATTAATCAATTTGCTGACGGTGGAACAATTGATTTTGTTGGACATACAGATTCTACAGGTTCTGATGCTTATAACCAAAAATTATCAGTAGCAAGAGCACAAAATGTTGCAAGATTGTTAAGAGAATACGGATTGAAAAATTCAATTTCTTACGGAACAATAACAGGTAAAGGTGAGTCACAACCTGCAGATACTAACAAAACAGTTCAAGGAAGATACAATAACAGAAGAGTTGAATTATTCTTCCAAAACGTTGACTTCCAAAACGTAAGATTAATTAATCAATAA
- the glyS gene encoding glycine--tRNA ligase subunit beta has product MDFLFEIGLEELPSRYVDEAESNLKKLTENELKDERINFSEVESFSTPRRIAVIVKDISEKQEDLDKKSVGPSVDIAFKDGELTKAGEGFVKSQGAEKEDIKIIENEKGKYISVEKFIKGKETKEILPDILSNIVKKIEFEKSMKWGEKSFRFARPIKWFVTLLGNEILDFEFEGIKGSNKSRGMRYFASQDVLISNPSEYEKVLKENFVIAKKDKRKEEILKSIKENCENDGEKAIINNYLLEEVINLVEYPYAIKGEYNKDYLKLPEDITTITMETHQRYFPVRDKDGKLTNKFILIRNAPEYSETVKKGNEKVIEPRLADAKFFFDEDLKHKFSDNIEKLKEVTFQKDMGTIYDKIKRSQKIAEYLINETGLQSEKENILRTVELAKADLVTNVIAEKEFTKLQGFMGSVYAEKQGENKNVALGIFEHYLPRYQGDSLPTTIEGALAGIADKIDTVAGCFSVGLKPTSSKDPYALRRAVQGIIYVTLNSKLRYDYKKLIEKAYEIFAADKKVLEKNVVEDVTEFFKQRIINVLSEKYSKELINYEVNLESNVVNLDEKLEVLLKLSKTEKFEKLINLLKRIKNILKEEKGNAVSINENLFSTEEEKKLYSFAEELENIENKGFSICTETLIENEEIINNFFDKVKINDENPEIKNNRISLLKKLEKISDKIINL; this is encoded by the coding sequence ATGGATTTTCTTTTTGAAATAGGATTGGAAGAGCTTCCTTCAAGATACGTTGATGAAGCCGAGTCGAATTTAAAGAAATTGACTGAAAATGAGTTGAAAGACGAGAGGATAAATTTTTCCGAAGTCGAATCTTTCAGCACACCGAGAAGAATTGCGGTTATAGTAAAAGATATATCCGAAAAACAGGAAGATTTGGATAAAAAAAGTGTCGGACCGTCTGTGGATATTGCATTTAAAGACGGAGAGCTTACTAAAGCGGGAGAAGGATTTGTAAAATCTCAAGGTGCCGAAAAAGAAGATATTAAAATAATAGAAAATGAAAAAGGAAAATATATTTCTGTTGAGAAATTCATTAAAGGAAAAGAAACTAAGGAAATATTGCCTGATATTTTGAGTAATATAGTTAAAAAAATAGAATTTGAAAAATCAATGAAATGGGGAGAAAAATCATTCAGATTTGCTCGACCGATAAAATGGTTTGTAACATTACTCGGAAATGAAATTTTGGATTTTGAATTTGAAGGAATAAAAGGTTCAAATAAATCAAGGGGAATGAGATATTTTGCATCTCAGGATGTATTGATTTCAAATCCTTCTGAATATGAAAAAGTATTAAAAGAAAATTTTGTAATTGCGAAAAAAGATAAAAGAAAAGAAGAAATTTTAAAAAGCATAAAAGAAAATTGCGAAAATGACGGTGAAAAGGCCATAATAAACAATTATCTTCTTGAAGAAGTAATAAATCTTGTGGAATATCCTTACGCTATAAAAGGAGAGTACAATAAGGATTACTTGAAACTTCCTGAGGATATTACAACAATTACTATGGAAACCCACCAAAGATATTTTCCTGTAAGAGATAAAGACGGGAAGCTGACTAATAAGTTTATACTAATAAGAAACGCTCCTGAATATTCTGAAACAGTGAAAAAAGGTAATGAGAAAGTTATCGAGCCGAGACTTGCCGATGCGAAGTTTTTCTTTGACGAAGATCTGAAACATAAGTTTTCGGATAATATTGAAAAGCTTAAAGAAGTAACATTCCAGAAAGATATGGGAACTATATACGACAAAATAAAAAGAAGTCAAAAAATTGCCGAATATCTTATAAATGAAACAGGACTGCAGTCTGAAAAAGAAAACATTCTGAGAACTGTGGAACTTGCTAAAGCCGATTTAGTTACAAATGTAATAGCGGAAAAAGAATTTACAAAGTTACAGGGATTTATGGGTTCTGTTTACGCTGAAAAACAGGGAGAAAATAAAAATGTTGCTCTGGGGATTTTTGAGCATTATTTGCCGAGATATCAGGGAGACAGTCTGCCGACAACGATAGAAGGTGCTTTAGCAGGGATTGCCGATAAAATAGATACTGTAGCAGGATGTTTTTCTGTAGGCTTAAAACCGACGAGTTCCAAAGATCCTTATGCTTTAAGACGTGCTGTTCAGGGAATAATATATGTTACTCTGAATTCAAAATTGAGATATGATTATAAAAAACTTATAGAAAAAGCGTACGAAATATTTGCTGCTGATAAAAAAGTGTTAGAGAAAAATGTTGTTGAAGATGTTACGGAATTTTTCAAACAGAGAATAATCAATGTTTTATCGGAAAAATACAGTAAAGAACTGATTAATTATGAGGTTAATCTTGAGAGTAATGTTGTAAATTTAGATGAAAAACTGGAAGTGCTGTTAAAATTATCAAAAACCGAAAAATTTGAAAAACTTATTAATCTTTTGAAAAGAATAAAAAACATTTTAAAAGAGGAAAAAGGAAATGCAGTTTCGATAAATGAGAATTTATTCAGTACTGAAGAAGAAAAGAAACTTTATTCTTTTGCAGAGGAACTTGAAAATATTGAAAATAAAGGATTTTCCATATGTACAGAAACACTTATAGAAAATGAAGAAATTATAAATAATTTCTTCGATAAAGTAAAAATAAATGATGAAAATCCGGAAATTAAAAATAACAGAATTTCTTTATTGAAAAAGTTGGAAAAAATTTCCGATAAAATAATAAATTTATAA
- the glyQ gene encoding glycine--tRNA ligase subunit alpha: MTFQEIILTLQKFWGEKGCIISNPYDVETGAGTFNPDTFLMSLGPEPWNVAYVEPSRRPKDGRYGENPNRVYQHHQFQVIMKPSPENIQELYLESMVALGIDPKKHDIRFVEDNWESPTLGAWGLGWEVWLDGMEITQFTYFQQVGGLEVEITPAELTYGLERIALYLQDKENVYDLEWTKGVKYGERRFQYEYEMSKYSFEVADVSMNFQLFDMYEKEALNCLEHKLVLPAYDYVLKCSHTFNNLDARGAISTTERMSYILRVRDLAKKCAEQFVEVRKGLGFPLLKK; encoded by the coding sequence ATGACTTTTCAGGAAATAATATTAACTCTCCAGAAATTCTGGGGAGAAAAAGGATGTATAATCAGCAATCCTTATGATGTGGAAACAGGTGCAGGAACTTTTAATCCGGACACATTCTTAATGTCTTTGGGACCTGAGCCTTGGAATGTAGCTTATGTTGAGCCTTCGAGAAGACCTAAGGACGGAAGGTACGGAGAAAATCCCAACAGAGTTTATCAGCATCATCAGTTTCAGGTAATAATGAAGCCCTCGCCTGAAAACATACAGGAACTTTATCTGGAAAGCATGGTGGCTTTAGGGATAGATCCTAAAAAACACGATATAAGATTTGTAGAGGATAACTGGGAAAGTCCTACACTCGGAGCGTGGGGATTAGGCTGGGAAGTATGGCTTGACGGAATGGAAATAACACAGTTTACTTATTTTCAGCAGGTAGGAGGGTTGGAAGTCGAAATAACTCCGGCAGAACTTACTTACGGACTGGAAAGGATAGCACTTTATTTGCAGGATAAAGAAAATGTTTATGATTTGGAATGGACAAAAGGCGTAAAATACGGAGAAAGACGTTTTCAGTATGAATATGAAATGTCCAAATACAGTTTTGAAGTAGCCGATGTATCAATGAACTTTCAGTTATTTGATATGTATGAAAAGGAAGCGTTGAACTGTCTGGAACATAAACTTGTATTGCCTGCTTACGACTATGTTTTGAAATGTTCTCACACATTTAATAATCTCGATGCAAGAGGTGCTATCAGTACGACTGAAAGAATGTCGTATATTTTGAGAGTAAGAGATTTGGCAAAAAAATGTGCTGAACAGTTTGTAGAAGTGAGAAAAGGATTGGGATTCCCGTTATTGAAGAAGTAA
- the lspA gene encoding signal peptidase II yields MLYIIIIIVLTGIDQFTKYEMFRIAQGQQGYSIPVIKNFFNFTYVENHGGIFGLFQGKINLFTIASIILIAYVVFTEFKNFKNYTKWTRTGISIIAAGALGNMADRIFRGFVIDMIDFRGIWSFVFNVADMYVHIGIYIIVIDYLLRKRKRKNGLQKIK; encoded by the coding sequence ATGCTTTATATTATAATTATCATTGTTTTAACGGGAATAGATCAGTTTACAAAATATGAAATGTTCAGAATAGCTCAGGGACAGCAGGGCTATTCGATTCCCGTTATAAAAAATTTCTTTAATTTTACTTATGTGGAAAATCATGGAGGAATATTCGGTCTTTTTCAAGGGAAAATAAATTTGTTCACTATTGCAAGTATAATTTTAATAGCTTATGTAGTATTTACAGAGTTTAAAAATTTTAAAAATTATACAAAATGGACAAGAACAGGTATTTCCATAATAGCTGCAGGTGCTTTGGGAAATATGGCTGACAGAATATTCAGAGGGTTTGTTATAGATATGATTGATTTTAGAGGGATCTGGAGTTTTGTATTCAATGTTGCGGATATGTATGTTCATATCGGAATATATATTATTGTGATTGACTATCTTTTGAGAAAGAGAAAAAGAAAAAACGGTTTGCAAAAAATTAAATAA
- the ileS gene encoding isoleucine--tRNA ligase — protein MSEEKNVEKPDYAGTLNLPKTSFKMKANLAQKEPLTLRDWKKTNIYEKSLKDEGQYFVLHDGPPYANGDIHIGHALNKVLKDIILKYKRLRGYNAPYIPGWDTHGLPIEWKIMEEYGEKARNMTPLQIRQECKKYALKWVEKQKAEFIRLGILGNWDDPYITLKPEYEAEQLKVFKEIYENGYVYKGLKPVYWSPTTETALAEAEIEYKDVVSPSIYVKMEASKDLLDKLGTDEASIVIWTTTPWTLPANLGIALNKDFDYGLYKTEKGNLVLAKELAEKAFGEMKLSYELIKEFKGNELERTHYKHPFLDREGLVIMGEHVTLDAGTGAVHTAPGHGVDDYVVGQSYGIGILSPVDDQGHMTKEAGKYEGLFYKKASKVIVEDIEASGHLMAYSEFTHSYPHDWRSKKPVIYRATEQWFISVDESDVRQNALKALKDVEFVPEWGKNRINAMLETRPDWTISRQRVWGVPIPLFYNAETNEVIYEPEIMDKVIEAVKKEGTDIWWKYEAEEIIGEELLEKYNLKGVKLRKERSIMDVWFDSGASHRGVLVPRGLPRPADLYLEGSDQHRGWFQSSLLTSIASTKDAPYKRILTHGFVMDGQGRKMSKSLGNTIVPKDIIEKYGADILRLWVSSVDYREDVRISENILQQMSDAYRRIRNTARFLMGNLNDFDYENKKVNYEDMYEIDKWALHKLEELKEKTTEYYDKYEFYSLFQEITYFCSIDMSAFYLDIVKDRLYCEEKDSIERRSAQTVLTEVLKVLVRVISPVLSFTAEEIWERIPESLKKEESVHLSEWVELEPKYKNNELAKKWDKIQNLRKEVNKKLEAARQEGLIGHSLDGRVLLNVTNEDYSFLKDYTEDEISDLFIVSQTKFVNDELGESEIKGISIGVIKALGKKCERCWKYHEEVGNDPEYPDVCPRCAKVLKFVGNK, from the coding sequence ATGTCGGAAGAAAAGAATGTTGAAAAACCGGATTATGCGGGAACGCTTAATCTGCCGAAAACAAGTTTCAAAATGAAAGCGAATCTTGCTCAAAAAGAGCCGCTTACATTGAGAGATTGGAAAAAAACAAATATTTATGAAAAATCATTAAAAGATGAAGGACAATATTTTGTACTGCATGATGGACCGCCTTATGCAAACGGCGATATCCATATCGGACATGCGTTGAATAAAGTTTTGAAAGATATAATTTTAAAATATAAAAGACTTAGAGGATACAATGCTCCTTATATTCCGGGTTGGGATACTCACGGATTGCCTATCGAGTGGAAAATCATGGAAGAATATGGAGAAAAAGCAAGAAATATGACTCCCCTTCAAATAAGACAGGAATGTAAAAAATACGCTTTAAAATGGGTGGAAAAACAGAAAGCCGAGTTTATAAGACTTGGAATATTAGGAAACTGGGACGATCCTTATATTACTTTAAAGCCTGAATATGAAGCGGAACAACTGAAAGTGTTTAAAGAAATATACGAAAACGGATATGTTTACAAAGGGCTAAAGCCTGTGTACTGGTCGCCTACTACGGAAACGGCACTTGCTGAAGCGGAAATCGAATATAAAGATGTAGTTTCTCCTTCGATTTATGTAAAAATGGAGGCTTCCAAAGATTTACTTGATAAATTGGGGACAGATGAAGCGAGTATCGTAATATGGACAACAACTCCGTGGACATTGCCTGCCAACTTGGGGATTGCTTTAAATAAAGATTTTGATTACGGATTATATAAAACTGAAAAAGGAAATCTGGTTTTAGCAAAAGAATTGGCTGAAAAAGCATTCGGTGAAATGAAACTGAGTTATGAACTGATAAAAGAGTTTAAAGGAAATGAACTTGAAAGAACTCATTACAAACATCCGTTTTTGGACAGAGAAGGTCTCGTAATAATGGGAGAACATGTAACTCTTGATGCAGGAACGGGAGCTGTACATACTGCACCGGGACACGGGGTAGATGACTATGTTGTAGGTCAGTCATACGGAATAGGCATTTTATCGCCTGTGGACGATCAGGGGCATATGACAAAAGAAGCCGGGAAATATGAAGGGTTATTTTATAAAAAAGCAAGTAAAGTAATAGTGGAAGATATAGAAGCTTCGGGACATTTAATGGCTTACAGCGAATTTACCCACTCTTATCCTCATGATTGGAGAAGTAAAAAGCCTGTTATTTACAGAGCGACTGAACAGTGGTTTATAAGCGTGGACGAAAGCGATGTCAGACAAAATGCATTGAAAGCATTGAAAGACGTAGAGTTTGTGCCTGAATGGGGAAAAAACAGAATCAATGCCATGCTTGAAACAAGACCGGACTGGACTATTTCAAGACAGAGAGTCTGGGGGGTACCTATACCTTTATTTTACAATGCTGAAACTAATGAAGTAATATACGAGCCTGAAATAATGGATAAAGTAATCGAAGCTGTGAAAAAAGAAGGAACAGACATCTGGTGGAAATATGAAGCTGAAGAGATTATCGGAGAGGAACTGCTTGAAAAATATAATCTGAAAGGTGTAAAATTAAGAAAAGAAAGAAGTATAATGGATGTCTGGTTCGATTCGGGAGCTTCTCACAGGGGAGTTTTGGTGCCGAGAGGATTGCCGAGACCTGCGGATCTTTATCTTGAAGGAAGCGATCAGCACAGAGGATGGTTCCAGTCATCTTTACTTACATCGATAGCGAGTACAAAAGATGCTCCTTATAAAAGAATATTGACACACGGATTCGTTATGGACGGGCAGGGAAGAAAAATGTCCAAATCATTGGGAAATACTATCGTTCCTAAAGATATAATCGAAAAATACGGTGCAGATATATTAAGACTTTGGGTATCTTCGGTAGATTACAGAGAAGATGTGAGAATTTCCGAAAATATATTGCAGCAGATGTCGGACGCTTATAGAAGAATAAGAAATACTGCGAGATTTTTAATGGGAAATCTGAATGACTTTGACTATGAAAATAAAAAAGTAAACTACGAGGATATGTATGAAATCGACAAATGGGCATTACATAAACTTGAAGAATTGAAAGAAAAAACTACTGAATATTACGATAAATACGAATTTTACAGTTTGTTCCAGGAAATAACATATTTCTGCTCTATAGATATGTCGGCATTTTATCTGGATATAGTAAAAGACAGACTTTACTGTGAAGAAAAAGATTCGATTGAAAGAAGAAGTGCACAGACTGTGTTGACGGAAGTGTTGAAAGTATTGGTAAGAGTGATTTCTCCTGTGCTTTCATTTACTGCGGAAGAAATTTGGGAAAGAATACCTGAAAGCCTTAAAAAAGAAGAAAGTGTTCATTTATCCGAATGGGTGGAATTGGAGCCTAAGTATAAAAATAACGAGCTTGCAAAAAAATGGGATAAAATTCAGAATTTGAGAAAAGAAGTAAATAAAAAACTTGAAGCTGCAAGACAGGAAGGATTAATAGGGCATTCTCTAGATGGGAGAGTTTTACTGAATGTTACTAATGAAGATTACTCGTTCTTAAAAGATTACACTGAAGATGAAATATCCGACTTATTCATAGTATCACAAACAAAATTTGTAAATGATGAATTGGGAGAAAGTGAAATCAAAGGGATTTCCATAGGTGTAATAAAAGCACTAGGGAAAAAATGTGAAAGATGCTGGAAATATCATGAAGAAGTAGGAAACGACCCTGAATATCCGGATGTATGTCCGAGATGTGCAAAAGTTCTTAAATTCGTGGGGAACAAATAA
- a CDS encoding L-lactate permease has translation MSLFLIGLVPIVLFLVLLAVLKKSAMFSAYASLVTAIVLTFLVPAWRMPIQGILASIIEGFAVAWMPIGFVVIAALFAYDLSVKTGKIETVKKMLGNITTDKRAQALVLAWGFGGFIEGIAGYGTAVAIPAAIMVSLGFNPLNAALICLIANSTPTAFGTVGLPVTTMVSKLGLDKAGNFTPLFTSLLLLILTCIIPFIIVKMANKEIENGKNPAFGKGIIFVILASILGYLIQPFIAFNMGAELTTILSSLVAMILMIISIKIFIKNDEEFVKADVTGKDALLAWLPYILMIVLIVGTSPVVAHIHELLEPTTTKFNFALGNQVAWFRDGGDPSVTFKWLLAPAAPLFLATVLAGFVQRAKIKDMGSVLWHTTVHKIPSLTVIMGIVALSVVMKHSGMIQSIADGFVNLTGKGFPLISPFLGTIGTFVTGSDLSSNLLFGDLQHSVAEGLKPGSDMLKSLFIASNTAGATGGKMISPQNIAIAASTVGLVGQEGDMLKFTIKYSVVYAIILGILVFAGSGMIA, from the coding sequence ATGAGTTTATTTTTAATAGGATTGGTACCTATAGTATTGTTTCTGGTTTTACTTGCAGTTTTAAAAAAATCTGCAATGTTCAGTGCTTATGCGAGTTTGGTGACGGCGATTGTTCTGACATTTCTCGTGCCGGCATGGAGAATGCCGATACAGGGGATATTGGCATCGATAATAGAAGGATTTGCGGTGGCGTGGATGCCGATAGGATTTGTAGTAATAGCAGCCTTGTTTGCTTATGATTTGTCTGTAAAAACAGGAAAAATAGAAACTGTAAAAAAAATGTTAGGAAATATTACGACTGATAAAAGAGCACAGGCTTTGGTACTGGCTTGGGGATTCGGAGGATTTATAGAAGGTATTGCGGGATATGGAACGGCAGTTGCAATTCCTGCTGCAATAATGGTATCTTTAGGATTTAACCCTTTAAATGCTGCGTTGATATGTCTTATAGCCAACTCCACTCCGACAGCTTTCGGAACGGTAGGGTTGCCTGTTACAACGATGGTTTCCAAATTGGGTCTTGATAAAGCGGGTAACTTTACTCCTTTGTTTACATCATTGTTATTATTGATATTGACTTGCATTATTCCGTTTATTATAGTGAAAATGGCAAATAAAGAAATAGAAAACGGGAAAAATCCGGCTTTCGGAAAAGGAATTATTTTTGTAATTCTTGCTTCGATTTTGGGATATTTGATACAACCTTTTATAGCTTTCAATATGGGAGCTGAATTGACTACGATATTATCAAGCCTTGTTGCTATGATATTAATGATAATATCTATAAAAATATTTATTAAAAATGATGAAGAATTTGTAAAAGCCGATGTTACAGGAAAAGATGCTCTTCTGGCATGGCTGCCTTATATTCTGATGATAGTGCTAATAGTAGGGACAAGTCCTGTTGTTGCACATATTCATGAGTTGCTTGAGCCTACTACTACAAAATTTAACTTTGCATTGGGAAATCAGGTTGCGTGGTTTAGAGACGGAGGAGATCCGAGTGTAACGTTCAAATGGTTACTTGCCCCTGCTGCACCTTTATTTTTAGCAACAGTTTTGGCGGGATTTGTCCAAAGAGCGAAAATAAAAGATATGGGCTCGGTATTATGGCATACGACTGTTCATAAAATACCTTCTCTGACTGTAATAATGGGGATAGTGGCACTGTCGGTAGTTATGAAACACAGCGGAATGATACAAAGTATAGCTGACGGATTTGTAAACCTTACAGGAAAAGGATTTCCTCTAATTTCTCCGTTTTTGGGAACGATAGGAACATTCGTTACGGGAAGTGATTTGTCGTCAAATCTGCTCTTCGGAGATTTGCAGCACAGTGTGGCTGAAGGGCTGAAACCGGGAAGCGATATGCTGAAATCGTTATTTATCGCATCAAACACTGCAGGAGCTACAGGAGGAAAAATGATTTCTCCTCAAAATATAGCGATAGCAGCTTCTACAGTGGGACTTGTAGGACAGGAAGGAGATATGCTTAAATTCACTATCAAATATTCCGTAGTATATGCGATAATCTTGGGAATACTCGTATTTGCAGGAAGCGGAATGATAGCATAA